A region from the Falco rusticolus isolate bFalRus1 chromosome 4, bFalRus1.pri, whole genome shotgun sequence genome encodes:
- the ACY1 gene encoding aminoacylase-1 isoform X1, whose translation MAPGKPGKSTGASEDPSVTLFREYLRIDTVHPKPDYDAAVQFLERVGTDLGLACQKVEVCQGRVVLILTWQGTKPHLRSILLNSHTDVVPVFEEHWTYPPFEAVKDSQGNIYARGAQDMKCVSIQYLEAIRRLKAEGKCFARTIHLTFVPDEEVGGHKGMEMFVQRPEFRALNVGFALDEGLASPSDTYSVFYGEKSPWWIKVKCMGSPGHGSRFISNTAAEKMHKVINSFLTFRESEKQRLKSDSSLTLGDVTSLNLTMLEGGVSFNVVPSEMAASFDIRIPPTVDLKAFEEQVAAWCRGAGDGVTYEFHQKCMDQHVTSTEESDPWWKAFSGVCRDMKLQLKLEIFPAATDSRYIRAAGHPAIGFSPMNRTPVLLHDHNEFLNEQVFLRGIDIYAHLLAALASVPPLPAEG comes from the exons ATGGCACCCGGGAAGCCCGGGAAGAGCACCGGGGCCTCGGAGGACCCCTCGGTTACACTTTTTCGGGAGTACCTGAGGATTGACACCGTCCACCCTAAACCTGACTATG aTGCGGCTGTCCAGTTTCTGGAGCGTGTTGGCACCGACTTGGGCTTGGCCTGTCAGAAAGTGGAG GTGTGCCAGGGCCGCGTGGTGCTGATCCTGACGTGGCAAGGCACAAAGCCCCACCTGCGCTCCATCCTCCTCAACTCCCACACCGACGTCGTGCCTGTCTTCGAG GAACACTGGACCTACCCACCCTTTGAGGCTGTTAAGGACTCGCAAGGCAACATCTATGCCCGGGGTGCACAGGACATGAAGTGTGTCTCCATCCA ATACCTTGAGGCCATCCGGAGgctgaaggcagagggaaagTGTTTTGCCCGCACCATCCACCTCACCTTTGTGCCTG ATGAGGAGGTGGGTGGACACAAAGGCATGGAGATGTTTGTGCAGCGCCCCGAGTTCAGAGCACTCAACGTGGGCTTTGCCCTGGACGAGG gccTGGCCAGCCCGTCTGACACCTACAGTGTCTTCTATGGCGAGAAGAGCCCATGGT GGATAAAAGTGAAGTGCATGGGTAGCCCCGGGCATGGGTCCCGCTTCATCAGCAACACAGCGGCCGAGAAGATG cacaaaGTCATCAACTCCTTCCTGACCTTCAGGGAGAGCGAGAAGCAGAG GCTCAAGTCCGACTCAAGCCTGACCCTAGGGGATGTCACCTCACTCAACCTGACCATGCTGGAGGGGGGCGTCTCTTTCAACGTGGTGCCCTCTGAGATGGCAGCCAGCTTCGACATCCGCATCCCACCCACCGTGGACCTGAAG GCCTTTGAGGAGCAGGTGGCTGCATGGTGTCGGGGTGCTGGGGACGGTGTCACCTATGAGTTTCACCAG AAATGCATGGACCAACACGTCACCTCCACTGAGGAGTCAGACCCGTGGTGGAAAGCTTTCAGCGGGGTCTGCAGGGACAT GAAGCTGCAGCTCAAGCTTGAGATCTTCCCAGCTGCCACCGACAGCCGCTACATCCGAGCG GCAGGACACCCCGCTATTGGCTTCTCACCCATGAACCGCACCCCAGTGCTTCTCCATGACCACAACGAATTCCTCAATGAGCAAGTCTTCCTGCGGGGCATCGACATCTATGCACATCTTCTGGCTGCCCTGGCATCGGTGCCCCCGCTGCCTGCTGAGGGCTGA
- the LOC119147738 gene encoding protein ABHD14B-like, translated as MAAPRLTESTVTVDSQTLFYRQAEPDQQAPKLTVLLLHGIRFSSDTWLQLQTLATLAENGYRAVAIDLPGLGLSKDAVAPAPVGQPAPGAFLKAVSEALCLGPAVVISPSLSGMYSLPFLFQHNHLLKAYVPVAPICTEKFTVEQYTQIKTPTLIVYGDQDVELGQASLNNLRHLPKHRVLVLQGAGHACYLDKPNEWHRELLTFLQQLE; from the exons ATGGCCGCCCCGCGGCTCACCGAGAGCACCGTCACGGTGGACAGCCAAACCCTCTTCTACCGCCAAGCTGAGCCAGACCAGCAGGCGCCAAAgctgacagtgctgctgctgcatggcatTCGCTTCTCCTCCGACACCTGGCTTCAGCTGCAGACGCTTGCCACACTGGCCGAAAACGGCTACCGAGCTGTGGCTATTGACCTGCCGG ggctggggctcTCGAAAGATGCCGTGGCGCCAGCACCAGTGGGCCAGCCAGCACCGGGGGCTTTCCTGAAAGCAGTTTCGGAGGCTTTGTGCCTGGGTCCAGCCGTCGTGATCAGCCCGTCGCTCAGCGGCATGTActccctgcccttcctcttCCAGCACAACCACCTGCTCAAGGCGTATGTGCCCGTGGCACCCATCTGCACTGAGAAATTCACAGTGGAGCAGTACACCCAGATCAAA ACCCCCACGCTGATCGTGTACGGGGACCAGGACGTGGAGCTGGGGCAGGCCAGCCTGAACAACCTGCGGCACCTCCCCAAGCACcgtgtgctggtgctgcagggtgccGGACATGCCTGCTACCTGGACAAGCCAAATGAGTGGCACCGCGAGCTCCTgaccttcctgcagcagctggagtga
- the ABHD14A gene encoding protein ABHD14A: MPVGRGRLGLLLLGVLLTFLLYLLLPATQQERRLAGTRPEEGKRGRRVANTTARSGMAAGEPPVFYREASAGPQASGAASPGRPDVLFLHGQAFTSKTWEALGTLALLAGEGYRAVAIDLPGYGDSPPAEMATAQDRVAFLDHVLQELGIRRPVLVSPSMSGRFALPFLLAQGDRLAGFVPIAPVGTKDYTAEQYRRVQTPTLILYGDRDTILAPQALQSLRQLPGHRVAVVPDAGHACYLDKPDDFHRALLGFLHQLK; encoded by the exons ATGCCGGTCGGCCGCGGCcgcctggggctgctgctcctcgGGGTGctcctcaccttcctcctctACCTGCTGCTGCCGGCCACGCAGCAGGAGCGGCGCCTGGCGGGTACCCGGCCTGAGGAGGGGAAGCGGGGCCGGCGGGTGGCCAACACCACCGCACGAAGCGGAATGGCTGCGGGAGAGCCCCCCGTTTTCTACAGGGAGGCTTCTGCAGGGCCCCAGGCCAGCGGCGCTGCCAGCCCCGGGAG GCCCGATGTCCTGTTCCTGCATGGCCAGGCATTCACCTCCAAGACGTGGGAGGCCTTGGGCACACTGGCGCTGCTTGCCGGAGAAGGCTACCGTGCAGTTGCAATAGATCTGCCTG GCTATGGGGATTCACCCCCGGCGGAGATGGCCACAGCACAGGACCGTGTGGCTTTCCTGGACCATGTCCTCCAGGAGCTGGGCATCCGGAGGCCCGTTCTTGTCAGCCCCTCCATGAGCGGCCGCTTTGCCCTACCCTTCCTCCTGGCGCAGGGGGACCGGCTGGCTGGCTTTGTGCCCATTGCACCCGTGGGCACCAAGGACTACACTGCTGAGCAGTACCGGCGGGTCCAG ACGCCCACCCTGATCCTGTATGGTGACCGTGACACAATCCTGGCTCCCCAGGCCCTGCAGAGCCTCCGGCAGCTCCCTGGGCACCGTGTGGCTGTGGTGCCTGATGCCGGCCATGCCTGCTACCTGGACAAGCCAGACGACTTCCACCGGGCCCTGCTGGGCTTCCTGCACCAGCTAAAGTGA
- the ACY1 gene encoding aminoacylase-1 isoform X2, with product MAPGKPGKSTGASEDPSVTLFREYLRIDTVHPKPDYDAAVQFLERVGTDLGLACQKVEVCQGRVVLILTWQGTKPHLRSILLNSHTDVVPVFEEHWTYPPFEAVKDSQGNIYARGAQDMKCVSIQYLEAIRRLKAEGKCFARTIHLTFVPDEEVGGHKGMEMFVQRPEFRALNVGFALDEGLASPSDTYSVFYGEKSPWWIKVKCMGSPGHGSRFISNTAAEKMHKVINSFLTFRESEKQRLKSDSSLTLGDVTSLNLTMLEGGVSFNVVPSEMAASFDIRIPPTVDLKVAAWCRGAGDGVTYEFHQKCMDQHVTSTEESDPWWKAFSGVCRDMKLQLKLEIFPAATDSRYIRAAGHPAIGFSPMNRTPVLLHDHNEFLNEQVFLRGIDIYAHLLAALASVPPLPAEG from the exons ATGGCACCCGGGAAGCCCGGGAAGAGCACCGGGGCCTCGGAGGACCCCTCGGTTACACTTTTTCGGGAGTACCTGAGGATTGACACCGTCCACCCTAAACCTGACTATG aTGCGGCTGTCCAGTTTCTGGAGCGTGTTGGCACCGACTTGGGCTTGGCCTGTCAGAAAGTGGAG GTGTGCCAGGGCCGCGTGGTGCTGATCCTGACGTGGCAAGGCACAAAGCCCCACCTGCGCTCCATCCTCCTCAACTCCCACACCGACGTCGTGCCTGTCTTCGAG GAACACTGGACCTACCCACCCTTTGAGGCTGTTAAGGACTCGCAAGGCAACATCTATGCCCGGGGTGCACAGGACATGAAGTGTGTCTCCATCCA ATACCTTGAGGCCATCCGGAGgctgaaggcagagggaaagTGTTTTGCCCGCACCATCCACCTCACCTTTGTGCCTG ATGAGGAGGTGGGTGGACACAAAGGCATGGAGATGTTTGTGCAGCGCCCCGAGTTCAGAGCACTCAACGTGGGCTTTGCCCTGGACGAGG gccTGGCCAGCCCGTCTGACACCTACAGTGTCTTCTATGGCGAGAAGAGCCCATGGT GGATAAAAGTGAAGTGCATGGGTAGCCCCGGGCATGGGTCCCGCTTCATCAGCAACACAGCGGCCGAGAAGATG cacaaaGTCATCAACTCCTTCCTGACCTTCAGGGAGAGCGAGAAGCAGAG GCTCAAGTCCGACTCAAGCCTGACCCTAGGGGATGTCACCTCACTCAACCTGACCATGCTGGAGGGGGGCGTCTCTTTCAACGTGGTGCCCTCTGAGATGGCAGCCAGCTTCGACATCCGCATCCCACCCACCGTGGACCTGAAG GTGGCTGCATGGTGTCGGGGTGCTGGGGACGGTGTCACCTATGAGTTTCACCAG AAATGCATGGACCAACACGTCACCTCCACTGAGGAGTCAGACCCGTGGTGGAAAGCTTTCAGCGGGGTCTGCAGGGACAT GAAGCTGCAGCTCAAGCTTGAGATCTTCCCAGCTGCCACCGACAGCCGCTACATCCGAGCG GCAGGACACCCCGCTATTGGCTTCTCACCCATGAACCGCACCCCAGTGCTTCTCCATGACCACAACGAATTCCTCAATGAGCAAGTCTTCCTGCGGGGCATCGACATCTATGCACATCTTCTGGCTGCCCTGGCATCGGTGCCCCCGCTGCCTGCTGAGGGCTGA